A genomic segment from Candidatus Atribacteria bacterium encodes:
- the surE gene encoding 5'/3'-nucleotidase SurE — protein MKILLTNDDGIYSEGIQILKKQLDKIAEVTVIAPDRERSTIGHAMTLRKPLKMRKVKINGDFWGYSLDGTPADCVIIGILEIMKTERIDLIVSGINCGPNLGDDIFYSGTVSAAVEGAMRNVPSLAVSIAGFEDFKFKSAALFTKKIASKLMKNILPANLVLNVNFPNIDYEEIKGVEITRHGKRVYQDEVKIIHDPQGTTHYWLGGELPEGNIEPDTDFEAISKNEISITPLSLDLTNYQMITKVKDWAKKWNF, from the coding sequence ATGAAAATACTTTTAACTAATGATGATGGAATTTATTCGGAAGGTATTCAAATTTTAAAAAAGCAGTTGGATAAGATTGCAGAGGTTACGGTCATTGCCCCCGATAGAGAAAGGAGTACCATAGGTCATGCTATGACACTACGTAAACCTTTGAAAATGAGGAAAGTAAAAATAAACGGTGATTTTTGGGGATATTCCTTAGACGGTACACCGGCGGATTGCGTTATCATTGGTATATTGGAAATCATGAAAACCGAAAGGATTGATCTGATTGTATCAGGAATTAACTGTGGTCCGAATCTGGGCGATGACATTTTCTATTCGGGGACAGTTTCGGCAGCAGTGGAGGGAGCGATGAGAAATGTTCCCTCTTTGGCTGTTTCTATAGCCGGATTTGAAGATTTTAAATTTAAATCGGCAGCCTTATTTACTAAAAAAATAGCTTCCAAATTGATGAAAAATATTTTACCCGCAAATTTGGTTTTAAATGTTAATTTCCCCAATATCGATTATGAAGAAATTAAGGGAGTAGAGATAACCAGACATGGTAAAAGAGTATATCAGGATGAAGTGAAAATAATACATGACCCTCAGGGGACTACTCATTATTGGCTGGGGGGAGAGCTACCCGAAGGAAATATAGAACCTGATACTGATTTTGAAGCAATTTCTAAGAATGAGATTTCTATAACCCCGCTTTCTTTGGATTTAACTAATTATCAGATGATAACTAAAGTCAAGGATTGGGCAAAGAAATGGAATTTTTAA